Part of the Longimicrobium sp. genome is shown below.
ATCTCGCGCGCGGGTCATGGCGTCATGGCACAGGCGAGGGGGAAAAATGCGACCGAGGTCGCGGCTACAACGGCACACGTCGCTCGCGCCTCGCCGATGGCGTGGCCCCGGCCATCATCGCGGCCGATGCGACATCGGGTGACGCGCCGGCGTGGCCTTCGCACGGGAAGTCCGCGAAGGCGGACTGCGTGCCGTTGTAGCCGCGACTTCAGTCGCATTTTCGCCACGCCTCCGCTCTCTCGCCGATTGTTGAATCACGCGAGGAAATCCTCTCATCTGCTTAACAATCCGTCTCTATCACCACACCAGCACATCCCTACGCGATCCGCCACGGTTGACGATAACAGATTCTGGAACGTAGAATCGATAGCAGTACAGTTGCGGAAGATCCACCTCCATCCGGTGTCGGGGCGATGATCCAGGTTGCGCAGGCGGAGGAGCGGTTCGCCTACCAGGCGCTGGCGGGCGAGCTGGTGCGGATGATCGAGGCGGGAACGCTGCGGCCGGGCGACCGCGTGCCCTCCGTCCGCCGGATGAGCACCCAGCACGGCGTGAGCGTGACCACCGTGCTGCAGGCATACCGGCTGCTGGAGGACCGCCGGGTGATCCGCGCGCGGCCGCAGTCCGGCTTCTACGTGCAGCCGCGCGAGCGCTCGCGCGTGGCCGAGCCCGGGCGCACGGCGCCGCCGTGCGTGGCGTGCGACGTGAGCGTGAGCGACACCATTGCCGCGTTCCTGGCGGCCGTGGGCGATCCGGCGCTGGTGCCGCTCGGCGCCGCGCTCCCGCACCCCGACTTCCTTCCCGTGGCGCGGCTGGCGCGGCTGCTGGGCGCGGCCGCCCGCCGCGAGCGGCGCCATCCCGCCTCGTACGCGCCCGCGGGGACGCCCGAGCTGCGGCGCGAGATCGCGAAGCTGGCGATGGACGCCGGGTGCGCCGCATCCGCCGCCGACGTGGTGATCACCTGCGGCTGCAGCGAGGCCATCTCGCTCTGCCTGCGCGCCGTCGCGAAGCCGGGAGACGCGATCGCGGTCGAATCGCCCACCTACTTCGGGACGCTGCAGGCCATCGAGGCGCTGGGGATGCGCGCGCTGGAGATCCCCACCGAACCGCGCGACGGCATCTGCGTGGACGCGCTGGAAGAGGCGCTCCGCTCCGGCGCGGCGAAGGCGTGCGTGCTGACGCCCAGCTTCCAGAACCCGCTGGGCGCGCGGATGCCGGACGAGCACAGGCGCCGGGTCGCGGAGCTGCTGGCGCGGTACGGCGTACCCGCCATTGAGGACGACACCTTCGGCGACCTGCACTTCGGCGAGGCGCGGCCGCGCGCGCTGCAGGCGTGGGACCGCGAGGGGTGGGTGCTGCGCTGCGGCACCTTTTCCAAGACGCTGGCGCCGGGGTTCCGCGTGGGGTGGGCGTTCCCGGGCCGCTTCCGCGCGGCGGTGGAGCGGCTGAAGGCGGCGACGACCCTCACCACCGCTTCGGCGCCGCAGCTGGCGCTGGCCGAGCTGCTGTCGGCGGGCGGCTACGCGCACCACCTGCGGCGGCTGCGGCGCACGCTGGCCGCCAACGTGGAGCGCCTGGGCTTCGAGGCCGCCGAGCGCCTCCCGGCCGGGACGCGCGTCAGCCGGCCGCAGGGCGGGTTCGTGCTGTGGGTGGAGCTGCCCGAGGGGACGGACGCGATGGAGCTGCACCGGCGGGCGGCGGGGCGGGGGATCAGCCTGGCCCCGGGCCCCGTCTTCACCCCCAG
Proteins encoded:
- a CDS encoding PLP-dependent aminotransferase family protein, whose protein sequence is MIQVAQAEERFAYQALAGELVRMIEAGTLRPGDRVPSVRRMSTQHGVSVTTVLQAYRLLEDRRVIRARPQSGFYVQPRERSRVAEPGRTAPPCVACDVSVSDTIAAFLAAVGDPALVPLGAALPHPDFLPVARLARLLGAAARRERRHPASYAPAGTPELRREIAKLAMDAGCAASAADVVITCGCSEAISLCLRAVAKPGDAIAVESPTYFGTLQAIEALGMRALEIPTEPRDGICVDALEEALRSGAAKACVLTPSFQNPLGARMPDEHRRRVAELLARYGVPAIEDDTFGDLHFGEARPRALQAWDREGWVLRCGTFSKTLAPGFRVGWAFPGRFRAAVERLKAATTLTTASAPQLALAELLSAGGYAHHLRRLRRTLAANVERLGFEAAERLPAGTRVSRPQGGFVLWVELPEGTDAMELHRRAAGRGISLAPGPVFTPSAGYRNCIRLSAGHPWSDRTAQALDVIRELAADCVAP